CGACGCCGAACGGATCACCTGGACGACGCCGGAGGAGGGCGGCGCCCGCGCCTGGGCCGACCCGCACGTCCTGCTCAGCATCGCCGCCGGCGGGCCGCACGCGAGGGTGGACGCGGCGCGGGCCGACAACCAGCCGGCCGCCGCGCCGACCGGCGGGTGGGCGTTGCCCGAGAGCGCGTACGCGCACCGCGATTCCATGGTCACGAAGGCGGAGGCGCGCGCTCTCGTGGTGGCCCGGTTGCGTCCCCGGCTGGGCCGACTGGTCTGGGATGTTGGCGCGGGCAGCGGTTCGGTCGGCGTCGAGTGCGCGCTGCTCGGTGCCGCGGTCGTGGCGATCGAGCGGGATCCGGCGGCGGTGGCGCTGGTCCGGGCCAACGCCGCCCGACACGGCGTCGAGGTGCGGCTGGTGCCCGGCTCCGCCCCGGACGCCCTGGCCGGGCTGCCCGAACCGGACGCGGTCTTCGTCGGCGGCGGCGGCAGCGAGGTGCTCGCGGCTGTCGCGGCGCTTCGCCCGCCGCGGATCGTCGTCGCGCTCGCCGCGCTGGACCGGATAGTCCCGGCCCGGAACCTGCTGCGGGAGTCCGGCTACGTCGTGCACGGTGTGCAACTGTCCGCCGCTCGCCTCGCCGATCTGCCGGGCGGGTCGGTCCGCCTCGCGGCCGCCAACCCGGTGGTCGTGCTCACCGGGGAGCGGCCGTGAACCAGAGCAACCACACCGTGACCGGATCCCGTCGGATCGGGCTCGTCGCCGCCACCGCGGCCGGGTGGCGCCACGCCAGGATGCTCGCCGACGCCTGGCCGGACGCCCGGCCGGTCGAGGCGGACACCGTCGCCGACGCGCTGCGGGCCGCCTGGGCCGAATGCGAAGCGATCGTGACATTCCTGGCCACCGGTGCGGTGGTGCGGATCCTCGCCCCGCTGCTCGGCGACAAGCGCACCGACCCGGCGGTGGTGGTGGTCGACGAGGCGACCCGGCACGCGGTAGCCCTGCTGGGCGGTCACGCGGGTGGCGCCAACGCGCTCGCCGCTGAGGTCGGCGCGGTGCTCGGCGCCGTGCCCGTGGTCACCACCGCCACCGACGCGGTCGGCCTGCCCGGACTGGACACGCTCGGTTGGCCGGTCGAAGGCGCGGTCGCCGCGGTGAGTCGCGCCATCCTCGACGGCGAACCGGTGACGCTGGTCACCGACGCCGTTTGGCCGCTGCCCGCCCTGCCGGAGAACGTTCACGCCGTCGTGGCGCCGGCGCACCGCCCCGACGCCGGACCGGCCCGGGCGTCCACCGCCGCGGCCCCTGCCGTCGCTCCGGACCGTGTCCCTGGCCGGGGCGGCTCCCCCGCGCCGGCCGGCGGCTACCGGCTGCTGGTCACCGACCGGACGGTGCCGTTGGACGGCCGAACGGCCGTACTGCGGCCGCCGTCACTGGTGGCGGGGGTCGGCGCGAGCCGGGGTGTGCCGGCCGGCGAGGTGCGCGGTCTGCTGGACCGGGTGCTCACCGAGGCGGGGCTGAGCGCGGCGAGCCTGCGCTGCCTGGCCAGCGCCGACGTCAAGGCCGACGAGGCGGGCATCCGGGCGACCGCCGACGCGCTCGGCGTGCCGCTGGTGACCTGGCCGGCGGCGGACCTGGCAGCGGTCGACGTGCCCAACCCCAGCGAGGTGGTCCGCGCGGCGGTCGGCACGCCGAGCGTCGCGGAGGCCGCTGCGCTGCTCGGCGGCGACGCGGAGCTTCTGGTGCCCAAGACCGCGACCGCTATGGCCACCGTCGCGGTGGCCCGGCACGCACCGCGCGGCCGGCTCGCCGTCGTGGGTCTCGGCCCCGGCGCGCCGGACCTGCGCACTCCCCGGGCCGTGGCCGAGCTGCGACGGGCCGCCGTCGTGGTGGGCCTGGACCAGTACGTCGACCAGGTCCGCGGGCTGCTGCGCCCCGGCACCCGGCTGCTCGTCAGCGGGCTCGGCGCGGAGGAGGAGCGGTCCCGAGCCGCCGTCGCGGAGGCCAGCGCCGGCCACGCGGTCGCCTTGGTCGGCTCCGGTGACGCCGGGGTGTACGCGATGGCGAGTCCCGCTCTGGAGCACGCCGACGAGCGGGTCGACGTGGTCGGGGTGCCCGGGGTGACCGCCGCGCTCGCCGCCGGCACCCTGCTCGGGGCGCCGCTCGGCCACGACCACGCCTACCTGAGCCTGTCCGACCTGCACACCCCGTGGGAGGTCATCGCGCGGCGGGTGGTTGCCGCGGCCGAGGGAGACTTCGTGGCGCTGCTGTACAACCCGCGCAGCCGCGCCCGGAACTGGCAGCTGCCGGAGGCGCTGCGGATCCTCGCGGCGCACCGGCCGCCCGACACGCCGGTCGGGGTGGTGCGCAACGCCAGCCGCGAGGGTCAGTGGGTGCACCTGGCCACTCTGGCCACCCTCGACCCGGCAGTGGTCGACATGTACAGCGTCGTGGTGGTGGGCAGCAGCCAGACTCGGCTGATCGCCGGCCGGATGGTCACCCCGCGCGGCTACCGGTGGCGCCGATGAACCGTCCCGCGCCGGTGGTGATCGGCGCCTGCCAGGGCTGTGGCGCCTGTCTGCTGACCTGCCCCACCCACGCCATCCGGCCCGTCGCCGGTGGCCTCGCCGTCCGTGTCGACCGCTGCACCGGCTGCCTGGAATGCCTGGAGATCTGCCCGGTGGACGCCATTCGCCCCACCGGCACCGACCACGGTGGAGGACACAGATGAGTACGACCATGCCGCTGCTGTGGACGCTACGCGGGGGCGAGCGTCCCGACGACACGGCGGTGGATCCGGACGCCTGCTCGGCGACGGCCGGCGCGGGTGAGAACCGGTGAGCCGGCTCGTACACCCGATCGAGGTCGAGTCTTACCGGATCCTGCGGGAGCGGGTCGACCTCGGTCACCTGCCGCCGCTGACCCGCACCGTCACCGAGCGGGTGGTGCACGCCAGCGCGGACCTGGACTATGTCACCGACCTCGTCTGCGACGAGGCTGCCCTGACCGAGGGGTTGGCGGCGCTGCGCGCCGGCGCCCCGGTGGTGGCCGACGTGGCGATGGTCGCCGCGGGGATCACCGGCCGGGATGCCGTCTGCCCGGTCGCCGAGCCGGGCACGGCCGAACGTGCCCGCCGGGCCGGGGTCACCCGCTCCGCCGCGGCGGTGCGGGTCGCCCTGGACCGGGTCGGGTCCGGCGCGGTGTGGGTGGTCGGCTGCGCGCCGACCGCGCTGGTGGAGCTGATCAGCCTCGACGCGCGACCGGCGCTGGTGATCGGTCTGCCGGTCGGCTTCGTCGGTGCCGCCGAGTCCAAGGCCGCGTTGCGGGCCAGCGGCCTGCCGGGGGTCTCCAACCAGGGGGAGAAGGGCGGGTCGGCGGTCGCCGCCGCCGCCCTCAACGCCCTGCTGTACACGGAGGAGGGGAACCAATGAGCGCACGGCACAGCGCGCTGGTCGTCGTCGGGCACGGCACCCGCAGCTCCGCTGGCGTCGCGCAGTTCGCCGCGCTGCTGGACCGGATCCGCCTTCGCGCGGCCGGTCGGGTCGGCGACGTCGGGGGCGGCTTCATCGAGCTGTCCCGCCCGCCGCTCACCGACGCGGTCGGCGCGCTCGTCGCCCGGGGGCACCGGTCGCTGGTGGCGCTGCCGCTCGTCCTCGCCGCCGCCGGGCACGGCAAGGGTGACATCCCGGCCGCACTGGCCCGGGAGCGGCAGCGTCACCCCGGCCTCAGCTACGCGTACGGGCGGCCGCTCGGCCCCCATCCGCTGCTGCACGACGCGCTGGAGCAGCGGATCGACTCCGCGCTGGCCGGCGCGGGGCGGGCCGGCAGCTGGGTCGCCCTGATCGGGCGGGGCTCCACCGATCCGGACGCGAACGCCGAGGTCGCCAAGGTGGGCCGGCTGTTGTGGGAGGGGCGCGGCTACGCCGGCGTCGAACCGGCTTTCATCTCGCTCGCCGAGCCGTCGGTGCCGGCGGTGCTGGAGCGGTTGCGTCGGCTCGGCGCCCGGCGGATCGTCGTCGCCCCGTACTTCCTGTTCGCCGGAGTGCTGCCGGACCGCATCACCACGCAGGCGCGGGCGTACGCCGCCGTCCATCCGGAGCTGGACGTGCGGGTGGCCGACGTGATCGGCGACTGCGACGCCCTCGCCGACCTGGTGCTCGAACGGCACGTCGAGGCGGTGCGCGGCGACATCCGGATGAACTGCGACACCTGCGCCTACCGGGTGCTGATGCCCGGCTCCGCCGACAAGGTGGGCCGGCCGCAGACGCCGCACGACCACCCCGACGACCCGGTCGGCGGGCACGGTCACCAGCACCACGGTCACCAGCACCACGGTCACCAGCACGAGCCGACGCTGCGCGCGGGCGAGGCGGCGATCGTCGGCGCCGGACCCGGGCCGGATGACCTCGGCACGGCACACGGGAGGGCACCGCGCGACGGCGTCGGCGTGGTGGTCGAGCGGCTCGCCCCGTAGGAACTGCTCGCCGGGGTGACCGTGGTGGACGCGGTGCGGGTTCTCCGGGGACCGTGGGTCGGGCCGGCGTGGTCAGGTCAGCGCACCGGCCGCCGCGTAGCCCAGGCTTGCCGCCGCGACGGTGGCCGCCACACCGAGCAGGGCGTTGGTCAGCGCGTCGCGGTGGCGGCCGACGTGAGCCAGGCGCAGGGTCTCGTAGCTGAACGTCGAGTATGTGGTCAGTGCGCCGCACAGACCGGTGCCGAACAGCGCACCGGCCGCCGGAGAGACCGGGAGACCCACCAGAAACCCGAGCAGCAGCGAGCCGACCACGTTGACGGTCAGCGTCCCCCAGGGAAACGCCGTACCGAGTCGGGTCTGCACCGCCCGGTCGGTGAGGTAGCGCAGCGGCGCCCCCACGGCGGCGCCGAGCGCGACCAGCAGCGCGGTCATCCGCCACCGCCGGTCGGGCCGGCGCCGTGGCGCGAGCTCGCGCTCGGGTTCCGCCCGGTCCTGGCCAGCCGGTCGGTGGCGGCGTGGCCGGCCCAGACCGCCAGCACCGCGCCGGCCAGGGTGGCCGCCAGATAGGCCAGGGCGGTTGCCGGTGCGCCGGCGACGACGAGTTGCTGCGCCTCGACCGCGTAGGTGGAGAACGTGGTGTAGCCGCCGAGCACCCCAACGCCGAGGAACGGACGGGTCAGGGCCGGCCCACCGCGTCGGGTGAGCACCGCCATCAGGACGCCGATCAGCAGGCACCCGCTCAGGTTCACCGTGAGGGTCGGCCAGGGAAAACCGGCCGGGTCGTGCGGCAGCGCGGCCGACAGGCCCGCCCGGCCCAGCGCGCCGAGCGCACCCCCGGCGGCGACGGCCCCGAGCACCGTGACCGGGTGGGCGGTCAGCTCGGCCCGGTCGGCGGGTACACGCAGGTCGACGTCGGCGTCGACGCGTCGCTGCTCCGGACCGGACACCCGCCCCTCCACCCCGCTCCGGTGTTGGACCGGGCCACCCTACCCCGATTATCCGCCGGCCCCGGGGCGGTGCGAGGCCTCGGCCGGGATCAGCGGACGCGGCGTCGGCCCCGCCGGCCACACCGCGCCGACCTCGGTGAGCCTCGTCGTGGCCGGGCCTTCTCGACCTCCGCACCCGTTCGCCGCGGCGCGGTCCGCCAGCACCCCGGGCCTCGCCGAGTCACCCCAGTCCAACGGACTCCCGACGCCGCCCGGTGCGCCGTGGTGGTGGTGCCCGGTCGGGAGCGGGCGTACGGTACCAAGATCGGCGGAGCGTGCCGGGTGGCGCCGAGCCTCCGTCGCCGTCCGAACCAGGCGTGAGGAAGGGCAGCGATGGAGGACCGTACGCCCCGTCCCGAGGAACTGGAACCGATCGAACGGGCGGGAGTCGACGAGCTGCGGACCCTGCAGCTGGAACGGCTGCGCCGGTCGCTGCGGCA
The sequence above is a segment of the Micromonospora sp. WMMA1363 genome. Coding sequences within it:
- the cbiE gene encoding precorrin-6y C5,15-methyltransferase (decarboxylating) subunit CbiE, with the translated sequence MVRGVEPEPHPVGSAATPAPERAVASDAAVTVVGVDAAGNPPHPGLAAALSRAGLVVGAARHLAATPVPPGVETLLLGAVAPALDRLGTAVAAGTPAVVLASADPGFFGIVRRLRVAGLPVRVLPAVSSVAAAFGRVGLPWDGAAVVTAHGRDPRAALNACRALPLVAVLTAPGAGAAELAAGLVGWPRTLVVAEHLGTDAERITWTTPEEGGARAWADPHVLLSIAAGGPHARVDAARADNQPAAAPTGGWALPESAYAHRDSMVTKAEARALVVARLRPRLGRLVWDVGAGSGSVGVECALLGAAVVAIERDPAAVALVRANAARHGVEVRLVPGSAPDALAGLPEPDAVFVGGGGSEVLAAVAALRPPRIVVALAALDRIVPARNLLRESGYVVHGVQLSAARLADLPGGSVRLAAANPVVVLTGERP
- the cobJ gene encoding precorrin-3B C(17)-methyltransferase; the encoded protein is MLADAWPDARPVEADTVADALRAAWAECEAIVTFLATGAVVRILAPLLGDKRTDPAVVVVDEATRHAVALLGGHAGGANALAAEVGAVLGAVPVVTTATDAVGLPGLDTLGWPVEGAVAAVSRAILDGEPVTLVTDAVWPLPALPENVHAVVAPAHRPDAGPARASTAAAPAVAPDRVPGRGGSPAPAGGYRLLVTDRTVPLDGRTAVLRPPSLVAGVGASRGVPAGEVRGLLDRVLTEAGLSAASLRCLASADVKADEAGIRATADALGVPLVTWPAADLAAVDVPNPSEVVRAAVGTPSVAEAAALLGGDAELLVPKTATAMATVAVARHAPRGRLAVVGLGPGAPDLRTPRAVAELRRAAVVVGLDQYVDQVRGLLRPGTRLLVSGLGAEEERSRAAVAEASAGHAVALVGSGDAGVYAMASPALEHADERVDVVGVPGVTAALAAGTLLGAPLGHDHAYLSLSDLHTPWEVIARRVVAAAEGDFVALLYNPRSRARNWQLPEALRILAAHRPPDTPVGVVRNASREGQWVHLATLATLDPAVVDMYSVVVVGSSQTRLIAGRMVTPRGYRWRR
- a CDS encoding 4Fe-4S binding protein: MAPMNRPAPVVIGACQGCGACLLTCPTHAIRPVAGGLAVRVDRCTGCLECLEICPVDAIRPTGTDHGGGHR
- a CDS encoding precorrin-8X methylmutase, which codes for MSRLVHPIEVESYRILRERVDLGHLPPLTRTVTERVVHASADLDYVTDLVCDEAALTEGLAALRAGAPVVADVAMVAAGITGRDAVCPVAEPGTAERARRAGVTRSAAAVRVALDRVGSGAVWVVGCAPTALVELISLDARPALVIGLPVGFVGAAESKAALRASGLPGVSNQGEKGGSAVAAAALNALLYTEEGNQ
- the crcB gene encoding fluoride efflux transporter CrcB, whose translation is MTALLVALGAAVGAPLRYLTDRAVQTRLGTAFPWGTLTVNVVGSLLLGFLVGLPVSPAAGALFGTGLCGALTTYSTFSYETLRLAHVGRHRDALTNALLGVAATVAAASLGYAAAGALT
- a CDS encoding CrcB family protein; translation: MEGRVSGPEQRRVDADVDLRVPADRAELTAHPVTVLGAVAAGGALGALGRAGLSAALPHDPAGFPWPTLTVNLSGCLLIGVLMAVLTRRGGPALTRPFLGVGVLGGYTTFSTYAVEAQQLVVAGAPATALAYLAATLAGAVLAVWAGHAATDRLARTGRNPSASSRHGAGPTGGGG